A section of the Drosophila suzukii unplaced genomic scaffold, CBGP_Dsuzu_IsoJpt1.0 scf_11, whole genome shotgun sequence genome encodes:
- the LOC139354635 gene encoding serine/arginine repetitive matrix protein 1-like: MAALQEPRPGQGWSETRPTRAPRRALERTRGEDSAPEPTVSDDSDVEVIGDPAVEEREWRLRKAAAGGHIPRGTTDVGGEELPRSHSEAVCRATEESRKRFRDREPSDEEQQRSTEEEARRQARLRQDHEAAAARWHARLREAEEEERRLWEAQVEDAWEVPLTPRYAAEERSPRDEDEDKPRAPSPPRWLPEVPPTPRYEGEWLTDGDDGAPLATPPWRPARPPTPRYAEPRRPEEQTPSEESTAQPMPQPEEEDVHQARADEPSVVRTEVPAAHVSHSTRAFEAEGMRWRQQTVTWTWPEGPATGPTTEVPRIWEEGAPKVNPRDPRTRSRQDAWVPPTPSTGPPTPATTATTGEAESPEKGPWVWPEPPATQRPPLQRQSSTPGSTRPRPQFMRQVSAPEEGGWREVARSEWPAGIEEAPAVATARRKGGRRCVLVCDGGRRYRVRLGVAGIRVFAQ, encoded by the coding sequence ATGGCGGCCCTCCAGGAACCtcgcccggggcaaggatggtcggagACCCGGCCTACCCGAGCTCCGCGGCGGGCCCTGGAGCGGACTCGAGGCGAGGACTCCGCACCGGAACCCACGGTGAGCGACGACAGCGACGTGGAGGTGATCGGCGATCCCGCCGTCGAGGAGAGAGAGTGGCGACTCCGGAAGGCGGCGGCGGGCGGTCACATACCGCGCGGGACGACGGACGTCGGAGGAGAGGAACTCCCGAGGAGCCACTCGGAGGCGGTCTGTCGGGCCACCGAGGAGTCTCGGAAGCGGTTCCGAGACCGGGAGCCGTCGGACGAGGAGCAGCAACGGTcgacggaggaggaggcgaGAAGGCAGGCGCGGCTGCGGCAGGACCacgaggcggcggcggcgcgGTGGCATGCCCGCTTGCGAGAGGCGGAAGAAGAAGAGCGGCGGCTGTGGGAGGCACAGGTGGAGGACGCGTGGGAGGTGCCACTCACTCCCAGATACGCGGCCGAGGAACGCAGCCCGagggacgaggacgaggacaaACCACGCGCGCCATCCCCTCCGCGGTGGTTACCCGAGGTGCCACCCACTCCCCGCTACGAGGGGGAGTGGCTTACGGACGGCGACGATGGAGCACCGTTGGCCACGCCGCCGTGGAGGCCGGCCCGGCCACCCACGCCGCGATACGCGGAGCCACGACGACCTGAGGAGCAGACGCCGAGCGAGGAGTCGACCGCGCAGCCGATGCCGCAaccggaggaggaggacgtcCACCAGGCAAGGGCGGACGAGCCGTCGGTGGTGCGGACGGAGGTGCCGGCCGCgcacgtgagccacagcacaCGGGCGTTCGAGGCCGAGGGTATGCGGTGGCGGCAGCAGACGGTGACGTGGACGTGGCCCGAGGGGCCCGCGACAGGACCGACGACGGAGGTGCCCAGGATATGGGAAGAAGGGGCACCGAAGGTGAACCCTCGAGACCCCCGGACGAGGAGCCGACAGGATGCATGGGTCCCGCCGACACCAAGCACGGGCCCGCCAACACCGGCGACGACGGCAACGACGGGGGAGGCGGAGTCACCGGAGAAAGGACCATGGGTGTGGCCCGAGCCGCCGGCCACCCAAAGGCCTCCACTACAACGACAAAGTTCGACGCCCGGATCAACGCGCCCGCGGCCGCAGTTCATGCGGCAGGTATCGGCGCCGGAGGAAGGCGGTTGGCGCGAGGTCGCCAGGAGCGAGTGGCCGGCGGGCATTGAGGAAGCACCCGCGGTCGCGACGGCACGGCGGAAGGGCGGCAGGCGGTGCGTCCTGGTCTGCGATGGCGGGAGGAGATACCGGGTGAGGCTCGGAGTCGCGGGCATCCGGGTTTTCgcacaataa